The following are encoded in a window of Roseimaritima ulvae genomic DNA:
- a CDS encoding sulfatase family protein, whose amino-acid sequence MIRHLCRLCLFAVVPLVAPELHAADQIPAADQRPPNFIIVFCDNLGYGDIEPFGSTLHRTPNLNRMAKEGRKFTHFCVTAGVCTPSRASIMTGCYSQRVGMHTNPRDGLVLRPLSPYGLHPDEHTIAEALKQQGYATAIVGKWHLGDQPQFLPTRQGFDWFFGVPYSDDMTARVWTDGSKWPPLPLMENETVIEAPCDRDGLTKRYTERAMQWIAQHRDEPFFLYFPQAMPGSTSTPFSSPQFKGKSNNGPWGDAIEELDWSMGVMLNQLQELGIAENTFVIWTSDNGAPIARRPGDLSRGSNQPLHGRGYTTSEGAFRVPTIVWQPGKIPAGTVCDELATTMDLLPTFTAMAGGKLQTENKIDGHNIAPLLFGDADAKSPYEAFYYYHQDQLQAVRSGPWKLFLPVTAARHPHFNAKQPPALLLFNVVNDIACEHNVADQHPQVVERLQKLAEQARADLGDRGRKGAGQRQRGRIDEGSTPQPQTLRP is encoded by the coding sequence ATGATCCGCCACCTATGCCGCCTTTGTCTATTCGCCGTGGTTCCCCTGGTCGCACCTGAACTACATGCCGCCGACCAAATTCCGGCCGCTGACCAACGCCCGCCGAACTTCATCATCGTGTTCTGCGACAACCTGGGCTACGGCGACATCGAACCGTTTGGCTCGACGTTGCACCGCACGCCCAATCTGAACCGGATGGCCAAAGAAGGTCGCAAGTTCACGCATTTCTGCGTCACGGCCGGCGTCTGCACGCCCTCACGAGCCAGCATCATGACGGGTTGTTATTCGCAACGCGTGGGCATGCACACCAACCCTCGCGATGGCCTGGTGCTGCGTCCGCTATCTCCCTACGGTCTGCACCCCGACGAACATACGATCGCCGAAGCTTTAAAGCAGCAAGGCTATGCAACGGCCATCGTGGGCAAATGGCACCTCGGCGACCAACCACAATTCCTGCCCACGCGGCAGGGGTTTGATTGGTTCTTTGGCGTGCCGTACTCCGACGACATGACCGCTCGGGTGTGGACCGATGGGTCGAAGTGGCCGCCGCTGCCATTGATGGAAAACGAAACCGTCATCGAAGCTCCCTGCGACCGCGACGGTTTAACCAAACGTTATACCGAGCGGGCTATGCAGTGGATTGCCCAGCATCGCGACGAGCCCTTCTTCCTGTACTTCCCCCAGGCCATGCCGGGCAGCACCTCGACGCCTTTCTCCAGCCCACAGTTCAAGGGCAAAAGTAACAACGGGCCGTGGGGCGACGCGATCGAAGAGCTGGACTGGTCGATGGGCGTGATGTTGAATCAGCTGCAGGAATTAGGAATCGCGGAGAACACGTTTGTGATTTGGACCTCCGACAACGGCGCGCCGATCGCTCGACGTCCCGGCGACCTCAGCCGCGGCTCCAACCAACCGCTCCACGGCCGCGGCTACACAACCAGCGAAGGCGCCTTTCGCGTACCCACGATCGTCTGGCAACCGGGCAAGATCCCCGCCGGAACGGTTTGCGACGAACTGGCTACCACGATGGATCTGCTGCCAACGTTTACCGCCATGGCCGGTGGGAAGCTGCAAACGGAAAACAAAATCGATGGCCACAATATTGCTCCGCTGCTGTTCGGCGACGCCGATGCCAAGTCGCCCTACGAGGCGTTTTATTATTACCATCAAGATCAACTGCAAGCGGTCCGCAGCGGCCCTTGGAAATTGTTCTTGCCGGTCACGGCCGCGCGGCATCCGCATTTCAACGCCAAGCAACCGCCTGCGCTGTTGCTGTTCAACGTCGTCAACGACATCGCCTGTGAACACAACGTGGCGGATCAACATCCGCAGGTGGTCGAGCGATTGCAGAAGCTGGCCGAACAAGCTCGAGCGGACTTGGGGGACCGAGGACGGAAAGGGGCGGGGCAACGCCAGCGAGGACGCATCGACGAAGGCAGCACACCCCAGCCGCAGACGCTGCGTCCGTAA
- a CDS encoding glycerol-3-phosphate dehydrogenase/oxidase — protein sequence MSRENYIAWLRGRTEPWDLVIIGGGATGVGTALDAASRGLDVVLLEQSDFGKGTSSRSTKLVHGGVRYLQQGNITLVRDALRERSLLRNNAPHLVHDMPFLIPCRNLWQRFFYGVGLKVYDLLATRKSFGKSHGVSGGQAVRQVPTIRRELLSSGVIYHDGQFDDARLLINMAQTAHEQGATLLNYFAVTGLTKNAKGKISGVVAEDRETSEAFEIAARCVVNAAGPFCDAVRRLDDQDCERMVAASQGVHIVLPRSFFPGDTALIVPKTSDGRVLFMIPWHDHTLVGTTDTSIPTATLEPTAQEDEIQFLLDTTAEYLNQAPTRADVLSVFVGIRPLVKGDKSARTASLSRDHVIRASDSGLLTITGGKWTTVRKMSEDCVDRVIEATGLTAQPCPTKELHLHGYLQRPEDSPRGYYGSDLAELQLLESETPELSVPLHEGLTLHGSDVVWAVRQESARTVEDVLARRARSLFLNAPAAVEVAPKVAELMAAELGQDAAWCEDQVSQFNATAKHYLIDHS from the coding sequence ATGAGTCGAGAGAATTACATTGCCTGGCTGCGTGGTCGAACCGAGCCGTGGGATTTGGTCATCATCGGCGGCGGTGCCACCGGCGTCGGTACCGCTCTGGACGCGGCCAGTCGTGGTCTGGATGTCGTGCTGTTGGAACAATCCGATTTCGGCAAAGGCACCTCCAGCCGCAGCACCAAACTGGTGCATGGCGGCGTACGGTATCTGCAGCAGGGCAACATCACGCTGGTTCGTGATGCCTTACGCGAACGGTCGTTGCTGCGCAACAACGCGCCGCACCTGGTTCACGACATGCCGTTTTTGATTCCCTGCCGAAATTTGTGGCAGCGGTTTTTTTACGGCGTTGGACTGAAGGTTTACGACCTGCTGGCGACCCGTAAGAGTTTCGGAAAGTCGCATGGTGTGTCTGGTGGCCAAGCCGTACGCCAGGTGCCCACGATTCGTCGTGAGTTGTTGAGCAGCGGCGTGATCTACCACGATGGTCAGTTCGATGATGCGCGGCTGTTGATCAACATGGCTCAGACCGCTCATGAGCAAGGTGCCACGCTGTTGAACTATTTCGCCGTGACGGGGCTAACGAAAAACGCGAAAGGTAAAATCTCGGGCGTAGTAGCGGAAGATCGGGAAACCTCTGAAGCCTTCGAAATCGCGGCCCGTTGTGTGGTCAATGCGGCCGGGCCATTTTGCGATGCCGTGCGCAGGCTGGACGATCAGGATTGTGAACGCATGGTGGCGGCCAGTCAGGGCGTGCACATCGTTCTGCCGCGGTCGTTTTTTCCCGGTGACACCGCGCTGATTGTGCCCAAAACCTCCGACGGCCGGGTGCTGTTTATGATCCCCTGGCATGATCATACGTTGGTGGGCACCACCGATACGTCGATCCCCACCGCGACGCTGGAGCCGACGGCGCAAGAGGATGAAATTCAGTTTCTGCTGGACACCACGGCCGAGTACTTAAATCAGGCACCCACGCGAGCGGATGTGTTGAGCGTGTTTGTGGGCATTCGTCCGTTGGTCAAAGGCGACAAGTCGGCTCGCACCGCGTCGTTGTCGCGCGACCATGTGATACGTGCCTCCGATTCGGGGCTGTTGACGATCACCGGCGGCAAGTGGACCACGGTGCGAAAAATGTCCGAAGACTGTGTCGACCGAGTGATCGAAGCGACAGGCCTGACCGCGCAGCCTTGCCCCACCAAAGAATTGCACCTGCACGGCTATCTGCAGCGACCCGAGGATTCGCCGCGAGGTTATTACGGATCGGATCTGGCGGAGTTACAGTTGCTGGAATCCGAGACGCCCGAATTGTCGGTGCCTCTGCACGAGGGGCTCACCTTGCATGGTTCGGACGTTGTCTGGGCGGTGCGGCAGGAGTCCGCGCGGACGGTGGAAGACGTGCTGGCGCGGCGAGCACGTAGCCTGTTTTTGAACGCACCCGCAGCCGTTGAGGTGGCGCCCAAAGTGGCCGAATTGATGGCGGCCGAGTTGGGCCAGGACGCGGCGTGGTGCGAAGACCAAGTTTCACAGTTCAACGCGACGGCAAAACATTATCTGATTGATCACTCGTAG
- the glpK gene encoding glycerol kinase GlpK: MSIILAFDQGTTSSRAIAFDHSGSIIKVAQRELTQHYPQSGWVEHDANEIWESQLAVGREVLEQCQLTAADVAAIGITNQRETTVLWDRHTGQPVHHAIVWQDRRTAEYCDSLREAGHTDRVQQKTGLLIDSYFCATKLRWMLDNVPGARQKAENGDLAFGTVDSWLFWKLTGGKVHATDITNASRTMLFNIAARQWDDELLELFEIPKSLLPEVHPSSHVYGESQSEWFGTPIKLGGAAGDQQSALFGQNCTQAGMVKNTYGTGCFMLMNIGNEPKPSQCKLLTTVACSTGDVREYALEGSIFIAGAIVQWLRDGLGIIESSTEVEALAASVDDTDGVYLVPAFAGLGAPHWDAYARGTLVGLTRGTTKAHIARAALEGIAFQVADVLDAMRQDAELPIEELRVDGGAAANDLLMQFQADIIGVPVVRPKVIETTALGAAYLAGLSSGFWNSLQELSQVWQTERVFKPQMSAEEVATRRKRWTAALDRARSWEQP, encoded by the coding sequence ATGTCCATCATCTTGGCCTTTGATCAGGGCACAACCAGTTCCCGCGCGATCGCGTTTGACCACAGCGGTTCGATCATCAAGGTCGCGCAGCGCGAATTAACACAGCACTATCCGCAATCCGGTTGGGTTGAACACGATGCCAACGAAATTTGGGAATCCCAGTTGGCCGTGGGACGCGAAGTGCTTGAGCAGTGTCAACTGACGGCTGCGGACGTGGCCGCGATCGGCATCACCAATCAACGCGAAACCACCGTGCTGTGGGATCGCCACACGGGCCAACCGGTGCATCACGCGATCGTTTGGCAGGATCGACGCACGGCCGAATACTGCGACTCGCTGCGCGAGGCCGGCCACACCGATCGAGTCCAACAGAAAACGGGGCTGCTGATCGATTCCTACTTCTGCGCCACCAAGCTGCGGTGGATGTTGGACAACGTTCCCGGGGCGCGGCAAAAAGCGGAAAACGGCGATCTGGCATTTGGCACCGTCGACAGCTGGCTGTTTTGGAAACTGACGGGCGGAAAAGTGCATGCCACCGACATCACCAACGCTTCGCGAACGATGCTGTTCAACATCGCGGCGCGGCAGTGGGATGATGAACTGCTGGAGTTATTCGAAATCCCTAAATCGCTGCTGCCGGAAGTGCATCCTTCCAGCCATGTGTATGGCGAGTCGCAATCGGAATGGTTTGGCACGCCGATCAAACTGGGCGGTGCCGCGGGGGACCAACAGTCGGCGCTGTTTGGCCAAAATTGCACTCAAGCGGGGATGGTTAAAAACACCTACGGTACGGGCTGTTTCATGCTGATGAACATCGGCAACGAACCGAAGCCGTCGCAGTGCAAATTGCTGACCACCGTGGCCTGTAGCACGGGAGACGTGCGGGAATACGCGCTGGAGGGCAGCATCTTTATCGCCGGCGCGATCGTGCAGTGGTTGCGTGACGGGCTGGGCATCATCGAATCGTCGACGGAGGTGGAAGCTTTGGCGGCGAGTGTGGATGATACCGACGGCGTGTACTTGGTGCCCGCTTTCGCCGGACTTGGGGCCCCGCACTGGGACGCCTATGCACGAGGCACTCTGGTCGGGCTGACCCGCGGCACCACAAAAGCTCATATCGCCAGGGCGGCATTGGAAGGTATCGCCTTTCAGGTCGCCGATGTACTGGACGCCATGCGCCAGGATGCCGAACTGCCGATCGAAGAACTGCGAGTCGACGGCGGCGCGGCGGCCAATGATCTCCTAATGCAGTTTCAAGCCGACATCATCGGGGTCCCCGTGGTGCGTCCCAAGGTGATCGAAACGACCGCTTTGGGAGCCGCTTATCTGGCGGGTTTGTCGAGTGGGTTCTGGAACAGCCTGCAAGAACTTTCTCAGGTCTGGCAAACCGAACGCGTCTTCAAGCCTCAGATGTCTGCTGAAGAAGTTGCCACCCGTCGCAAACGTTGGACCGCGGCCCTGGATCGCGCCCGGTCCTGGGAACAGCCATAG
- a CDS encoding sulfatase-like hydrolase/transferase, whose protein sequence is MKTVLFTLALLILTCARPLGTAEANEPPNIVFFFADDQTTSTLGCYGNPIVQTPNIDSLAARGTRFENAFVSQSICWVSRTTILTGLTGRSYGTSANPDVARADAVETLYSDILRQHGYRTGYFGKWHAKMPKGYRQQDHFDAFEAIGRTPYYKPQPDGSLRHETELIVDRGIEFVQAQPKDKPFALNMWFNACHAEDNDRRPGIGQFPWPRAVDGMYEDVDIPAPRLNDPAIFNGLPDFLKTTINRERYFWRWNTPEKYQTNMRAYYRMVSGIDGAIGRFMAALEEAGLADNTIIVYSADNGYYMANRGLAGKWSHYEESLRVPLIVVDPRLDNAQQGKVTDAAALNLDLPATFLDWAGVEVPERYQGHSLRPVVEQGKPADWRSETFHEHFAVRNRIPAFEGLRNERFKYVRYFDHGNHEFLHDLQRDPDELINFAVDPAYADTLQAMRKRTTERVSELGGPLDPLRGTFNPSTPPHPVASAAVGSRPDKDGFVKVFDGKTLRQWSGDKKYWSVQDGALTGETDGALKSNRFISWKNSTIRNFDLRVKVKVTAGGNSGIQYRGTSRPDLGLDVVTGYQCDVVANIPKYNGMLYEEKGRRILSHTGEKVIVDSDGQPWVVDTFPVKTFEADQWHDYRVLVQGNHHQHWIDGHPTADLIDLDEDGRALEGVLAVQVHVGPAMKIQYKDFKIKHLPDDLPLLKAEDHPIPADAYGVRPQGRLPKDWQPPVYGQR, encoded by the coding sequence ATGAAAACTGTTCTTTTCACGCTTGCTTTGCTGATCCTTACGTGTGCGAGGCCGTTGGGCACTGCCGAAGCCAACGAACCGCCGAATATCGTGTTCTTCTTTGCCGATGATCAGACGACCAGCACGCTCGGGTGCTATGGCAATCCGATCGTGCAGACACCTAATATCGATTCGTTGGCGGCCCGGGGCACGCGCTTCGAAAACGCGTTTGTCAGCCAGTCGATTTGTTGGGTTAGCCGCACGACGATTTTGACCGGACTGACCGGCCGCAGCTACGGTACCTCGGCGAACCCGGACGTGGCTCGGGCCGACGCCGTGGAAACGTTGTACTCCGACATCCTTCGCCAGCACGGCTATCGCACGGGATATTTTGGTAAGTGGCACGCCAAGATGCCCAAGGGCTATCGCCAGCAAGATCATTTTGACGCGTTTGAAGCGATCGGTCGCACGCCCTATTACAAACCGCAACCCGACGGCAGCTTGCGGCATGAAACCGAATTGATCGTCGATCGCGGCATCGAGTTTGTGCAGGCGCAGCCCAAGGACAAGCCCTTTGCGCTTAACATGTGGTTTAACGCCTGCCATGCCGAAGACAACGATCGCCGGCCAGGTATCGGTCAATTTCCCTGGCCGCGAGCCGTCGATGGGATGTATGAGGATGTCGACATCCCCGCACCGCGGTTGAATGACCCCGCCATCTTCAATGGCTTGCCCGACTTCTTAAAAACGACCATCAATCGCGAGCGTTACTTCTGGCGATGGAATACCCCCGAAAAATATCAAACCAACATGCGTGCTTACTATCGCATGGTCAGCGGCATCGACGGCGCGATCGGTCGCTTCATGGCGGCTCTGGAAGAAGCCGGCTTGGCGGACAACACGATCATCGTGTATTCGGCTGACAACGGTTATTACATGGCCAACCGCGGGCTGGCCGGCAAATGGTCCCACTACGAAGAATCGCTCCGCGTGCCACTGATCGTCGTCGACCCGCGACTGGACAACGCGCAGCAGGGCAAAGTCACCGACGCGGCGGCGCTGAACTTGGACTTGCCGGCTACGTTCTTGGATTGGGCGGGTGTGGAAGTGCCCGAGCGTTATCAGGGGCACAGCCTGCGTCCGGTCGTCGAACAGGGCAAGCCCGCAGACTGGCGTAGCGAAACCTTTCACGAGCACTTTGCGGTTCGCAATCGTATCCCGGCCTTCGAAGGCCTGCGCAACGAACGTTTTAAGTACGTGCGTTATTTCGATCACGGCAACCACGAATTCCTGCATGATCTGCAGCGAGATCCGGATGAATTGATTAACTTTGCCGTCGACCCGGCCTACGCCGACACTTTGCAGGCGATGCGGAAGCGGACGACCGAGCGGGTTAGCGAACTGGGCGGACCCCTGGACCCCTTACGCGGAACCTTCAACCCTTCCACACCGCCTCACCCGGTGGCCTCAGCTGCCGTGGGCAGTCGGCCGGATAAAGACGGGTTCGTCAAAGTCTTCGATGGCAAGACGTTGCGACAGTGGTCGGGCGATAAGAAGTATTGGTCGGTCCAAGACGGCGCGTTGACGGGCGAGACCGACGGGGCGCTGAAGTCCAATCGTTTTATCTCTTGGAAAAATTCTACGATCCGTAACTTTGATTTGCGCGTAAAGGTGAAAGTCACCGCCGGTGGCAACAGCGGTATCCAGTACCGTGGCACCTCGCGGCCCGATTTAGGGTTGGACGTGGTGACCGGCTATCAGTGTGACGTGGTGGCTAACATTCCCAAGTACAACGGCATGTTGTACGAGGAAAAGGGACGACGGATCTTGTCGCACACCGGTGAGAAAGTGATCGTCGATAGCGATGGCCAACCGTGGGTGGTCGATACGTTCCCGGTCAAAACGTTTGAAGCCGACCAGTGGCATGACTACCGCGTATTGGTTCAGGGCAATCATCATCAACACTGGATCGACGGTCATCCCACGGCCGACCTGATCGATCTGGACGAAGACGGTCGAGCGCTGGAGGGCGTGTTGGCCGTGCAGGTGCACGTCGGTCCGGCGATGAAGATCCAGTACAAGGATTTTAAGATCAAACATCTGCCGGATGACCTGCCGTTGCTGAAAGCCGAAGACCATCCGATTCCGGCCGATGCATATGGGGTGCGACCGCAGGGACGATTGCCCAAAGATTGGCAGCCCCCGGTATACGGCCAGCGGTAG
- a CDS encoding sodium:solute symporter family protein → MTTIDYIVLGGYFLVMISIGLWAMRRVSDQEDYFMGGRGFGKLLQTFAAFGAGTGAHEPVQVGSTAWNSGLSGVWSALMWLFVTPIYWITAVWYRRMRHLTLGDWFVERYESRSMGAAYTMFAIVFYMVYLSTMFSAIAAFAVPLMDIETGLGGYDLKYTLIPAIAAVVILYGVLGGLTAAYWTDLIQGLFIILLSVLLIPYGLWALAKRFGGEGQQGLMDGFRILHERVSSDHFSLFSGPSSGEFPIHYILSLSLLGMVGIVVQPHFIATGGGSAKSEDEARIGLVVGNFLKRLCTAGWALTALIALALLAGSSEIVANPDRVWGVAAREILGPLNLGLVGLMLACLLAAMMSSADTYMLVTSALVVRNVYAAYINKDADEKQYVMVGRLTGLVIIVGAAAFAMLVGNVFTQFKMAMELPILFAAPFWVGMYWRKANRFAVWGTILFSLLVFFVLPVAIPLINPSLRSDPALATTTNVTMTTFERAATGADVARHEAWLAAKAEAPDAELGPEPPKAVLGEPITITMKTGGKSIFWREGVLPVGRQVREPVNGWFLENGKVEIYRFEGAKYGEGSLNLDFLLYSAAGVDLSGVSKATLETLRLPPRLLTPFLVLILLSYVTPRGHMDVLNRYFAKMNTPVAADPQADSKALEYAYVHPFSTAKRKLFPASDWEFVKPTRKDVIGFVASCLVCGLIIGLLMLLASIGS, encoded by the coding sequence ATGACAACTATTGATTACATCGTCTTGGGCGGCTATTTCCTGGTCATGATTTCGATTGGCCTGTGGGCCATGCGGCGGGTCAGCGACCAGGAAGATTACTTCATGGGCGGCCGCGGGTTTGGCAAGCTGCTGCAGACCTTTGCCGCCTTTGGTGCCGGCACCGGCGCACACGAACCCGTGCAGGTGGGCAGCACGGCGTGGAATAGCGGCTTGAGTGGTGTGTGGTCGGCGTTGATGTGGTTGTTCGTGACGCCGATCTACTGGATCACGGCGGTGTGGTATCGCCGCATGCGGCATTTGACGTTGGGCGATTGGTTTGTCGAGCGTTACGAATCGCGTTCGATGGGCGCGGCCTACACGATGTTTGCGATTGTGTTCTACATGGTTTACCTATCGACCATGTTTTCCGCGATCGCGGCGTTTGCGGTTCCATTGATGGACATCGAAACCGGTTTGGGCGGCTACGATTTGAAGTACACGCTGATACCGGCGATCGCCGCCGTGGTGATTTTGTATGGAGTGCTGGGCGGTTTGACGGCCGCGTATTGGACCGACTTAATCCAAGGCCTATTTATTATCCTGTTGTCGGTGTTGTTGATCCCCTATGGCTTGTGGGCCTTGGCCAAGCGGTTTGGTGGGGAAGGACAGCAGGGCTTGATGGATGGTTTTCGGATCCTGCACGAGCGAGTTTCGAGCGACCATTTCAGTTTGTTTTCGGGGCCCAGCAGCGGTGAATTTCCGATCCACTACATCCTTTCGCTGTCGTTGTTGGGGATGGTCGGGATTGTCGTCCAGCCGCATTTCATCGCGACCGGGGGCGGTTCGGCCAAGAGTGAGGATGAAGCTCGCATCGGCTTGGTCGTCGGTAACTTTCTGAAGCGACTTTGTACCGCCGGTTGGGCGCTGACGGCCCTGATCGCTCTGGCACTGCTGGCCGGCAGTTCGGAAATTGTTGCCAACCCCGATCGCGTCTGGGGTGTGGCCGCAAGAGAGATTCTCGGACCGCTGAACCTAGGACTGGTCGGCTTGATGCTGGCTTGTCTGCTGGCCGCGATGATGAGTTCGGCGGATACCTACATGCTGGTGACGTCGGCCCTGGTGGTTCGCAACGTTTACGCGGCGTACATCAATAAAGATGCGGATGAAAAACAGTACGTGATGGTGGGGCGACTTACGGGGCTGGTGATCATTGTCGGAGCGGCGGCGTTTGCAATGCTGGTTGGCAACGTGTTCACGCAGTTTAAGATGGCGATGGAGTTGCCGATTTTGTTTGCGGCTCCGTTTTGGGTGGGCATGTACTGGCGGAAGGCGAATCGGTTTGCCGTGTGGGGAACGATTCTGTTTTCGCTGTTGGTGTTCTTTGTACTGCCCGTGGCGATTCCCCTGATCAACCCGAGCTTGCGCAGCGACCCTGCCCTGGCGACGACCACCAATGTCACCATGACCACGTTCGAGCGAGCGGCGACCGGCGCCGACGTGGCTCGCCACGAAGCTTGGCTGGCAGCCAAAGCGGAAGCGCCCGATGCGGAGCTTGGCCCGGAACCACCGAAAGCCGTGCTGGGAGAGCCGATCACGATCACGATGAAGACGGGCGGCAAGTCGATTTTTTGGCGAGAAGGGGTGCTGCCGGTGGGCAGGCAAGTCAGAGAACCAGTCAATGGTTGGTTTTTGGAAAACGGGAAGGTCGAGATCTATCGCTTCGAGGGAGCGAAGTACGGCGAAGGCTCGCTGAATCTGGACTTCCTGTTGTATTCAGCGGCCGGGGTCGACCTGTCCGGCGTCTCCAAAGCCACCTTGGAAACGCTGCGTTTACCGCCCCGTTTGTTGACGCCGTTTCTGGTCCTGATACTGCTCAGCTACGTCACGCCGCGAGGCCACATGGATGTCTTAAATCGCTACTTTGCCAAGATGAATACGCCGGTCGCTGCGGATCCGCAGGCCGATTCTAAGGCGCTTGAGTATGCTTATGTGCATCCGTTTTCGACAGCCAAGCGGAAACTGTTCCCGGCTTCGGATTGGGAGTTTGTCAAACCGACCCGCAAGGATGTGATTGGGTTCGTCGCATCATGTTTGGTTTGCGGACTGATCATCGGGCTGTTGATGCTGTTGGCTAGTATCGGCAGTTAG
- a CDS encoding MIP/aquaporin family protein, producing the protein MSPFVAEFIGTMMLVLFGNGVVANVVLARTKGNGSGWIVITAGWGIAVFVGAFCAGDFSGAHLNPAVTAAMLIAGKLPWSAGVSYCAAQMLGAITGAALVFLFYREHFKASDDAEGKLACFCTSPNIRNLPQAFFCEVVGTFALILPIFLIVTPSLTQGDVPADTDPTLGLGSLGYLTVGLLVFGIGLSLGGTTGYAINPARDLGPRLVHALWPIPGKRDSDWRYAWVPVVGPLVGGALAAIVYKLIA; encoded by the coding sequence ATGTCGCCATTTGTTGCTGAGTTTATTGGAACGATGATGCTGGTGCTGTTTGGCAACGGCGTGGTGGCCAACGTGGTTTTGGCTCGCACCAAGGGCAACGGTTCAGGCTGGATCGTGATCACCGCGGGCTGGGGCATCGCCGTGTTTGTGGGGGCCTTCTGTGCCGGGGATTTCAGCGGTGCCCATTTGAATCCCGCCGTTACAGCGGCGATGCTGATCGCTGGCAAGTTGCCCTGGTCCGCGGGGGTCAGCTACTGTGCGGCGCAGATGCTGGGGGCCATTACTGGCGCGGCATTGGTGTTTTTGTTCTATCGCGAACACTTTAAAGCCAGCGACGACGCGGAGGGCAAGCTGGCGTGTTTTTGTACGTCGCCCAATATTCGCAATCTTCCTCAGGCGTTCTTTTGCGAAGTCGTTGGCACCTTCGCGTTGATCTTGCCCATCTTTTTGATCGTCACCCCCAGCCTGACGCAAGGCGACGTTCCCGCCGATACCGATCCGACGCTGGGGTTGGGCTCGCTGGGGTACCTCACCGTGGGGCTGCTGGTGTTTGGGATCGGCCTGTCCCTGGGCGGCACCACCGGGTACGCCATCAACCCGGCACGCGACCTGGGGCCGCGTCTGGTCCACGCTCTGTGGCCGATTCCCGGCAAACGGGACAGCGACTGGAGGTATGCCTGGGTACCGGTCGTGGGGCCGCTGGTCGGAGGAGCTTTGGCGGCAATCGTCTACAAGCTGATCGCCTAG